GTGGTGACTCGGAGCCAGAGCCCACGCCCGGGCCCCGGACCCAGCTCCGGGTTCCCCTCTACTCGTACATTCCCGACGCGGCGGGAGACCAGTTCCGCGCCCTCGGCGCGCGGCTCGAGCGTGAGTTCGAGCAGCTGCACCCGGACGTGGACCTGGTCATCAACCCCACGTGCTTCAAGGACGACCTCTACGAGCCCGCCGAGCTCGCGCGCTCCCTCCGCGGAGAGGGCGACTGCCCCTACGACGTCGTCGAGACGGACACGTCCCTGCTGGGTGAAATCGTGGAGACGGGCGCCGTGCGCCCCTGGCCGGCGCTGCCACAAGGCCCCCAGTGGCACCCCGCGAGCCTCGAGGCCTCCACGTACCAGGGCCAGCTCTACGGGGTGCCGCACTGGCTGTGCGCGCACTACCTCCTCTCGCGCAGCGAGGCGGTGAGCAGCGCCCCGGCGGTGGACGCGCTGGTCCAGGCGCTCGACGGGCTGCGGACCCCGGCCATGAACCTGACGGGCAACTGGCTGGGAAGCTGGAACCTGCCCGCGCTCTACTTCGACGCGTGGACGGATTCCTACGGCGCCGAGAACGTCCAGTCCGCCGTCTCCACGCAGTATGACCCGGACGTGCTCGCCGGCATGAGGGCGCTCGTCCAGGGCTGCGAGACGGCCAACGGCAACCCCTGCATCGATGGCACCTACGATGCCAGCGAGAACTTCGACCTGCCCACGCACCTGTTCGCGGACGGCCAGGCGGACGCGCTGCTGGGCTACTCCGAGCGGCTGCACACCGTGCTGAAGCGGCGGCCCGAGGAGGCCACTGCGGGCACGCTTCGCATCTCGCTCGCGCCGCTGGGCCAGGGCAACCAGCCCATCGTGTTCACCGACTCCTTCTTCCTGGGCAAGAACTGCACCGGCGCCTGCGAGCAGGCCGCCCTCCGGTTCACCGAGTACATGAGCCAGGCGAGCACCTACTCCTGGCTGCTCATGAGCGAGGATGCGCCCGCCACGGGCCGTGTCCCGCGCTACCTCATGCCCGCCGCGCTGGAGGTCTATGACACCCCGGCCCTGAAGGCCGACCCGTTCTACCCCTCCATCGGCGCCGCCACGCGAGAGGCCGGGGCCTTCCCCAACCGGGGGCTGTACCCCATCCGCAAGCAGATGCGGGACGACCTCCAGCGGACCCTCGCCGGCGAGGGCTGAGCCCGGGGCCTGCTCAGAGCAGCTTGCCGGGGTTGAGCAGGCCCAGCGGATCCATCGCGGCCTTGAGCGTGTGGTGAAGCCGCATCGTCCCGGGGCCGAGCTGGGCGGCCAGGAAGGGGCGCTTGAGCAGCCCCACCCCGTGCTCGCCCGTGAGGGTGCCGCCCAGCGCCCCCACCACGTGGAGGATGTCCTCGAACGCCGCCTGGGCGCGGGTCACCGCGTCCGGGTCGTTCCGGTCGAACACGAGCGTGGGGTGCATGTTGCCGTCGCCCGCGTGCCCGAACGTGCCGATGAGCACCCCGCGCTGGGCCGCGATGCGCTCCACCGCCGCGAGCAGCTCCGCGATGCGCGACAGCGGCACCCCCACGTCATCCAGCAGCGTGGTGCCCAGCTTCTCCAGCGCGGGGAACGCGAAGCGGCGCGCGCCCAGGAGCAGCTCCCCTTCGGCCTCGTCCGCCGACTGCGCCACGAAGGTGGCCCCGGCCGCCTCGCACACGGCCGCCATCCGCGCGCACTCCTCCACGCCCTGCTCGCCCCCCGCGTCGGAGCGGGCCAGCAGCAGCGCCGCCGCCTCCCCATCCAGCCCCATGGGCCGGGCGGCCTCCACCGCGCGCACCGTGGTCCGGTCCATCAGCTCCAGCAGCGAGGGCCGCAGGCCCGCCATGATGTCCATTACCGCCACGCCCGCCCCCACGAGCGAGGGAAACGAGGCCAGCAGCGTGGTGGCCTTCGGCGGCCGGGGCCGCAGCCGCAGCGTGGCCTCGGTGATGATGCCCAGCGTGCCCTCGGAGCCGACGAACAGCCGGGTCAAGTCGTAGCCCGCCACGTTCTTCACCGTGCGGCCCCCGGTGCGCACCACGGAGCCATCCGCGAGCACCACCTCGAGCCCCAGCGCCGCGTCCCCCGTCACCCCATACTTCACACAGCACAGCCCCCCGGCGTTGGTGGCCAGGTTGCCGCCCAGGGTGGAGAACTCCCAGCTCGCCGGGTCCGGCGCGTACCAGAGCCCCTGCTCAGCGGCGGCCGCCTTGAGCGCGCCGTTGATGACGCCTGGCTGGACAACGGCCAGGAGGGCGCGCCGGTCGATTTCCAGGATGCGGTTCATCTGGGCAAGCGACAGCAGGATGCACCCCTCCACGGCGTTGGCGCCCCCGGACAGGCCCGAGCCCGCGCCCCGGGCCACCACGGGCACCCGGTGGGCGGTGGCCACCCGGAGCACCGCCTGGACTTCGGCCGTGGACCCCGGGCGCACCAGCATGCGAGGCCGCCCCGCCGGAGCCCAATCCGCCTGGTCATGGCGGTGCGCATCGAGCACGTCCGGATCGGTGACAAGCCCCTCGGGTGGCAACACGGCCGCGAGGTCCCTCTCCAGGTGCTCGCTCATCACTCAACACTCCCGTGGAAAGGACTTGCCCTGACTTCCTGCGTCACGCGCCGAAGACGGTGGGCCACACGGCATGTTATCCCAACACACGAACCACAACCCGGAGTGAACCATGTTGGGCAAGAAGCTGCTGATGCTGGTGGGCGACTACGTGGAGGACTACGAGGTGATGGTGCCATTCCAGGCGTTGCAGGCCGTGGGGCACACGGTTCACGCCGCCTGTCCGGACAAGAAGGCCGGTGAGTTCGTCCGCACGGCCATTCACGACTTCGACGGGGCGCAGACGTACAGCGAGAAGCCCGGCCACAACTTCATCCTCAACGCCACGTTCGCCGAAATCGAAGCCTCTCATTATGACGGGCTGGTGGTGCCCGGAGGCCGGGCGCCGGAGTACCTGCGCCTCAACCCCCAGGTGCTCAAGGTGGTCCGCCACTTCGCCGAGACGCGCAAGCCCATCGCTGCCATCTGCCATGGCTTGCAGATCCTCGCCGCGGCGGGGGCGCTCGAAGGCAAGCGCTGCACGGCCTACCCCGCGTGTGGCCCCGAGGTGGCCCTGGCCCGCGGCTCCTACATCGAGGTGGCCTCCGACGAGGCCGTGGTGGATGGCAACCTCGTCACCGCCCCGGCCTGGCCCGCCCACCCGCGGTGGATCGCCGGCTTCCTGCTGCTGCTGGGCACGCGCATCCACCACTGAGCCACGTCTTTCCCCAACACCGTGCCCGTCGGGCCATTCACAGTCCGTGAGTTTCCCCTGGGAGGAACTGGCTTTCCTCCCACAGTCCCCGTCCCAGGGACTTTTCTTCGTCCCCGCTCCGGCACTCTGAATGCAAATGCGGCATCGCACGTGCGCACCCCGGCGGGTGACGGCACGCGTGATGGTGGGGGCCGAACGTGAGCAATGGGAAGCGCGGGGCAAAGTGGGCCGTCTGTGCCACTGCGGTGGGACTGACGGTGGGATGCAGTGGGGTGGCTGGACCGGAGGAAGGGCCGGCGGGGGAAACACAGTCACAGGAGCTGCTGGAAACACAGACCTTCGGGTCCATCGCCGATGCCCGGGTGGAGTCCTCCAACCCGGCGCAGAACTTCGGCACCTCCAGCACGCTCAAGGCGGATGCCTCGCCGGACTACTCCTCCTATCTGCGCTTCAACGTGAGCGGGCTGAAGGGCCCCGCGCGCAGCGCGAAGCTGCGGCTGTACATGACGGATGCGTCCACCACCGGGCCCGCCGTCTACACCACGGGCAGCGGCTGGCAGGAGGGCACCCTCACCTACTCCAACAAGCCCGTGCCGCAGACGCGGCTGGCCAGCGTGGGCGCGGTGACGGCGGACACCTGGGCCGAGTGGGATGTGACGGCCGCCGTGCAGGCCGATGGCGAACTCAACCTCGTGGTGACGTCCACGGGCACGGACGGCACCGTCTTCTACTCGCGCGAGACGTCGAGGACGGACCTTCGGCCGCAGCTCGTGGTGACGGTGGACAGCACCACCCCGCCGCCGCCGCCGCCCACGGGGGATTGGACGTTCTACAGCGCGGCGCAGGGCGTGCCCCGGTACGTCTACGGCGTGAGCGCGGACGCGGGGGGCAACCTCTGGGTGGCCGGCGGCGAGGAGGGGCTCTTCGTGCTCCAGAAGGGGCAGACCCAGTTCCGCCGCTTCACCATGGCCGACGGCCTGCGCCCCTATGGGTACATGCCCGACGGCAGCGCGCCCCCGGGCGTGAAGTACCTGAAGGTCATCTCCGTGGCCGGAGGCCCCGCGGGCGTCGCCTTCGTGGGCTACGAGGGCAAGAAGCCCGCGGCGGGCATGCCCACCTGCGAGGACGAGTGGGACCAGGCCTACTACGCGGGCCGCACCCCGGACGCGAGCATCTACAAGAGCGGGGACGCGGACCGGGTGACGCTCACGGCCACGGGCATCCAGGTGATGCACTACGACTTGTCCACCGGCCCCAACAAGGTCGCCGCCGAGCCGCGCGGGCGCGAGAAGGTCTGCAACATCTGGCGCATCGCCTATGACCCGAAGACGCAGAGCGTCTGGTTCGGCGGCAACCACGGCTTCGCCTGGGGCAGCGCGAACTTCGCGGGTTACAGCTGCGCCCCCGGTACGTGGGACTACGGCTGCGCCGGGGTGAAGGAGCACGCACACCCGGCCATCAACGCGTGGAACTCGGACGGAACGCGGTGGGTGCTGCTCACGGATGCGTACTGGGGCGTGTCGGTGGCCTCCAACGGGGATGTCTGGTTCGGCGGCGCCAACCGCTCCACCCGCTTCCGCTATGGCACCAACGGCAACAACTACTGGCTCGCCCAGAGCCAGACGGAGGACAGCGGCTATTCCTGGAACCGCTATGACATCTGGCCAGATGCCGTGAGCGAGCCCACGCCCCCCACCCGCGAGCAGCGCGTGGATGACCACGTGTCCGGCATGGCGGTGATGGCCAACCAGAGCGTGTGGGTGGGCAGCTTCACCCGGGGGCTCGCCCTGCTCGACTCGAGCGGCCAGCGCCTGCGCACGCTCTCCACGGAGCTCGCCGACAAGAAGGGGTACGTGGGCGCCGTCGCGGCGGACCCGCTCGATGACAGCGTCTGGGTGGGCATGCGCTGGGGCGGCGGCGTGAGCCGGGTGCGCGGCAGCACCGTGGTGAACTACGGCGCCGGCGTGATTCCCAACCACCTCCTCTGGGTGCCCATCCAGGATGTCCAGGTGGACCGCGCGTCCAGCCCCCGGCGGGTGCTCTTCGCCTTCCAGGGCTCCGACACCGCGCCCGGCACCATCGGCATCTACACGGGCCCGTAGGAAGGACTGACGCCTGCCTGCCTCCCAAGCGTGCATTGCTGGGCAGGGCGCCGCAGGCCTCCTGAACGCCATCGTTCACTTCTTCAGCCTTTTCCAACAATTCTTGAAGTCCCGCCTTGTCTCACTCCGGACGTCTCTGTACGAATAGAGCGGTCGACCGCCCCACGGCACCCGCTGCCGGGGGCCGGTCGATTCATTTCCCGGGGGGGACAGCTCATGCGACAGAAGCGAGGATTCATCGCGCACTCGGTGCTTGGCACGCTCGTGACCTTGGCCGCGCTGGCCGAAGACGCCATGGCGCAGGGCAGTCCGGAGCTGGTGCCACAGCAGCGGCTCGTGGCCGGCGACACGGTGGCCTATGACTTGTTCGGCTTCTCGGTGTCCTACAGCGGGGACACGATTGTCGTCGGCGCGCCCTACAGCGACCACTCGGACCGGGGCAGCGCCTCGGGCTCCGCGTACGTGTTCGTCCGGACCGGGAAGACCTGGAGCCTGCAACAGAAGCTCACCGCCGAGGATGGGGCCCCGGGAGACCTCTTCGGCTACGCGGTCGCGGTTCACGGCAACACGGCCGTGGTGGGCGCCCCGCTGGACGATGACTCCGGCACGGACTCGGGCTCGGCCTATGTGTTCGTGCGCAGCGGCACGGTGTGGACCCAGCAGCAGAAGCTCACCAGCCCGGGGACGGCGGCGGGGGATGTCTTTGGCCATGCGGTGACGGTCTACGGCGAGAGTGCCGCCATCGGGGCGCCGCACGACGGCACCGCAGGCAGCCGCTCGGGGGCCGCGTATGTGTTCACGCGCAGCGGGGCAAGCTGGACGCAGCAGCAGAAGCTCACCGCCCCGGATGCGGCGGCGGAGGTGCGCTTTGGCTTCTCGCTGAGCCTGAACGGCACGGCGGTGCTCATCGGCGCGCCCTATGACAGCGGGAACGGCGGCGGCTCGGGCGCGGCGTACGTCTTCGCGCGCAGCGGGGCGGCGTGGAGCCAGCAGCAGAAGCTCTCCCCGCCGGATGCCGCGGAGGACAACCTCGTGGGCTTCTCCGTCGCGCTGAACGGGGGCACGGCCGTGCTGGGGGCACCGTTCGGGAGCGACAAGGCTCACGGCCCGGGCTCGGCCTATGTCTATGCGCGCGGCGGGGCGGGATGGGTCCAGCAGCAGAAGTTCACCGCGGCGGAGAACAGCCAGGGCAACCTGTTCGGGTACTCGGTGGCGCTCAGCGGCGAGCAGGCCGTGGCCACCTCGCCGGGGGACGATGCGGACGCGCTCAACGGGGGCTCGGTGCATGTGTTCGCCCGGAGCGGGAGTCTCTGGAACGAGCGGCAGCGGGTGTCGGTCCGCGCCTCGGCGGAGAATGACCGCACGGGCCACTCGGTGGCACTCGGGGAGGAGCTGCTCGTGGTGGGCTCGCCGGGCGAGGACTCCACGGACACGGACGCGGGCGCGGTGCACATCTTCGCCCCGGCGGTGCGGCCTGGGTATGATTCGGATCCGGCCCCGGGCGCGGAGGTGAACGCGGGCAGTGCCCCCGTGGGCGCATCCTCCAGCACGGTCATCACCGTCCGGGAGACGGGCAACGCCACGCTGGAGGTAACGGGCTTCACGCTGACGGGCCCGCAGGCCGCGGAGTTCAGCGTGGCGCCCAACACCCTGACCCTCGTGGATGGGGGCGCGCCCCAGCCGCTGACGGTGAAGTGCACGCCCCATGGGCTCACGCCGCGGAAGGCGACGCTGGAGGTCCACCACAACGCGCCGGGCAGCCCGGCCCTCTACTCGCTGACGTGCAGGGGACTGCTGCCGAGGGACCCATACGCGGATGCCGTGTCGCCCAACACATCCTCCATCGTGCTCAACCCCAACAACGCCATTGGGGCTCCGGACGGGAAGCCGGCCACGGTGGTGGGGGCGCTGGGCAGCGCGCTGGTGCTCGACATGGGCGTGGGCGAGGAGGGCACGGGGGACCTGAAGGTGTACTACCAGGGCCTGGCGCTCGGGGTCATCACGCAGGTGGACTTCCTGCGGGCCGATAACACGGTGATCAGCAGTGGCGCACTGCGGATGCTGGACCTGGGCTTCGGCACGCGCATGACGACCGTCACCTATACGGGCAACGGCACGCCATACCGCTACGTGCGCCTGCGCGGCGTGCTGGCACTGCCCTACAAGGTGGATGCGGTGGAAGCGGTCAGCATCGTGCCATGAGCGGGAACGGAGGCCACGGCCGCGATTGGCCGTGGCCTCATACGGGCTCCCCTGCCCTGGAGAGCGAGAACCCCAAGGCACCTCAGCTTTCACAATCCTGCGCTTCCCTCTCGCGCAGAGAACAATTGGCTCCTCGAAGCGTCAACCGATACCCAAACACAGACCTGTGCGGCGCAAGGCCTTTGATTTGTGCTAGGAGGGCCGCCCCGCGCAGGAGAGAGCAAGTCGATTTCTCACTGAGAACACCCTTCCCCCCTGCGCGCGGCGGAGGTTCAGTGCTCTCGAAGAACCCGTATGCTCGCATGAGCTTCTTTCTGACATGCGCGGCCCTGACCGCGTGTGGGCAGGAGCAACCGTCTCAAGACATGGAGATGGCCGCTCCTCTCAAAACCCAGGAACAGCGGCTCCAATGCCAGGTCCCCTCTCAATCCCTGGGAGAGGGCCCGCAGTCCCAGAAGCTCAACTGCGGTGCCCAGACGGGATGGTCTTTCCACTCCGGAGACACCAACAAGGATGGGCTCAGCGACGTGCTCATCGGTGCTCCGGGGGACCTCGCCAACCGTGGCTCGGCTTGTTTGGTTCTGGGTAACCCCACCCTGAATTTGTCTGTCATCCACCACAAGCTCTCCGGAGACCCCTCCGCCATGGCGGGTGTTTCGGTCGCGCTGGGGAACCTTCCTGGAACCGATGACCGCTTGGATCTGGTGACGGGAGCCCCGGGCGCCAACGCCACCAAGGGCGGCGTCTACACGGTGGACGGCGCCCTCCTGCCCACGGCCCCGCAGGCCATCCCGCTGAGCAATGCCGCGAAGTACCTGGGCGCGGTGGCCCATGACGCTGCCGGTGCGGCCCTGACCGTGGGAGATGTAACGGGGGATGGCCAGGCCGACCTCATCGTGAGCGCTCCCTTGAATGAGTCCCTGACCGCCCAGGCCAACAGCGGTGTCATCTACATCGTGAAGAACACGGTCTCGGCCCCCCAGGGCGCCAACCTGTCGGGGACGCCCATCCGGATCCAAAACACCGCACCGCAGATCCAGCAGTCCGACCTTCGGGCCGGCACCTCGCTGGCCCTTGCGGACCTCAATGGTGACCAGAACCTGGATCTCGTCGTGGGCGTCCCCGGTTACAGGGATGGCGTCAAGACCGAGGCAGGCGCGGCCTTTGTCTTCTACGGTCCCGTGACAGGGTCCCGCGCCCTGTCCAGCGCCGACATCAAGTTCGTTGGAGCCTTCGGAGGAGACCTCGCGGGCACGGCCGTGGCGCGCGTGGGGGATGTGGACGGGGATGGCGATGAGGAGATCCTCGTCGGAGCCCCCAGCATCGGTGCCACCCCCGGCAAGGCCTACCTCATCCGGGGAGGAACGTACTCCGGCACGGTCTCGCTGAACTCCATCGCCGCGTTCACGGGCGCTCCGGGAGACCGGGCGGGTGCTTCCGTGGCCGCAGGCGACTTCAACTCGGACGGCCGGCTCGACCTGCTCATTGGAGCCCCGGGCCATCAGGCAGACACGGGCGCCGTGTACCTCGTTCACGGGGAGGAGCCCGCACAGTTCAACGGAGGGGACCTTCTGGGTTCTGCCGTGCCCCTGCTTGAAGGAGAGAGTACCGGAGACCGGGCAGGCCACGCGGTGGCGTCCGCGGGCGACTTCAACGGCGATGGAGCCGAGGACATTCTCATTGGAGCGCCGGGCAAGAATGGCGGGCAGGGCATCGCGTATCTGATTAGCGGCCAGCAGCCTCGCGCATGGCTTGCCGACAACGATGGGGACAGTTTTGGAGCGGGCGCTCCCGTCATGGATTGTGAGCCTCCCGCCGGGGGCACGTGGGTCCTGGGCATCGAAGGAAGACCCCTCGACTGCGACAACTCGAACGGCAACATCCACCCCAGTGCGCCTGAGTTGTGCTCAACGGTTGGCGTTGATGACAACTGCAACGGTGCCGCCGACGAGGAGGGAGCATCGGACGCCATCGAATGGGCAAGGGACGCGGATGGCGACTCCTACAGCGACCCTTCTCAACCGCTGCGGCGCTCTTGCGCCAGCCCTGGCACTGGGTGGGTCGATAACGACGGGGCTCGCCACGAATGCAGCACCCCTGGTGCTGACAATGACCCGGATCCCAACACCTACGAGGGAGCCCCCGAAAAATGCGACGGCAAGGACAACGACTGCAACGAGCTCGTCGATGATGGCCCCGCCGTCACCTGGTACGTGGACGTGGATGGTGACGGCGATGGCAGCCTGGAGTTCTTCCCTCACCTGGCAGCCTGCGCTGCCACGGCACCTCCGGGCTATGTGGACAACAAGGATGACTGCAACGACCGCGATGCGACCCTGAACAGGCATACGCGCTGGTACGCGGACGCGGATGCGGACGGCGTTGGCAACGCCACGGACTTCGTGGAGTCGTGCACGCCCCCGTCTGGGCAGTACTCACGCCGGAACGATGACTGCGACGACAACGACGCCGCCGTCAGTCCTACCCGGACCGAGACGTGTGAGCCCGAGGATGGACCGCAGAAGGACAACAACTGCAACGGTACCCCGGACGATTCGCCCGCCGCCGCGATCTGGTTCTCCGATGCGGACGGCGATGGCCATGGTGGAAACGGGGTTCTCGGCCGCTTCTGCGGCAAACCCGCCAGCAGCTCAAGGGTGACAGGGGATTGTGATGATGCCCAGCCCCTGGCATTCCCAGGGAATACCGAGGTGTGCGAAGTCAACCCTGATCCCGGCGCGCCGCCCCACTCCTACTTCCCGCAGATCGACAACAACTGTGACGGGGACGTCAACGATTCAGAGGGAGCCATCTGGTGGTATGGCGATGGCGACCGCGATGGGTACCCGTGGAATGTCTTCGCGCTCTTGCGCTGCTCCAACCCGACGGACCGTCCAGGCGAAGTCCGGGGCAAGTACATTCCCAAACCTCATTCGCCTCCGGGCCCGCCGCCCAATCAGCCGCCTGAACTCTCCGCGGACGAGATCGATTGCAACGATACGGATCCGTCCGCGAACGTCTTGCGGATGTGGTACCCAGACACCGACGGCGATGAGTGTGGAAATCCCTCGAAGGGGCGCCTGAGCTGTCACAATCCCTCAGACCACTGCGAGGACGGCACTGTGTATGTGCTGGTTACCCGGCCGGAGTGTATCTAGGCCATACCCCAGGGCAGGGGCTTCGAGCCCCTGCCCCAGGCTTTGATCAGTGGTTGCAGGACTTCTCGGGCGTGGTGGAGGGCTTCTCGATGTCGATCTGGAAGCGGTAGCCGTCCTCCTGCACGTAGACGCTGTTGCCCTGGGCCGACTCGATGGGGAGGATCTTCCCCTTCTCATCGGGCGTGCCCACCCGCACGTAGCGCGAGCTGTTGTTCACCTGCTCGGCCAGCCGCAGCAGCCAGTTCGCCGCCGCGCTGGTCTCCGTCAGCCGCAGGTCATGCAGCTCCGCGTCCCGCCCGTCCCGGTCGAACACCCGGAACGTCACCCGGCTCCCCGCGGGCAGCTCCTCGCGCGCCTGCACGCTGTCCAGCTCTTTCCAGCCCGTGTCCACGTGGTTGAGCGCCGTGGCGCCGAGGTCCACGTCGATGCACGCGTAGAAGGCCTCCGGGCTGTCCGAGCGCTGCCAGATGTTGTAGATGACGTGGCGGCCCTGCTTGCCCGCCGGCAGCGGGCAGCGCACCCGGTAGCGGCTGTTCACCGGCGTGAGGCTGTTCACCTCGCAGAACGGCGTGGACTCCAGGTCCGACCACTTGAGCGGCAGGGACGGGTTGTAGCCCGCGCGCGTCACGTAGAACCGGAAGTACTTCGTCGCGTGGGGTGCCGTCACATGGTAGACGAACTCGAACTTCCCGTCCGTGCCGGGAACGATGCGCCGCGCCGGCCAGTCGCTGCGCGCCAGATCGATTCCCTTGTGCACCTCGTTGTTCGCGCTGCACAGCTTCCCGTCGGGAATCAGCGCGCGGTGCTGGTCATTGGCATTGCCCTGCCGCACCCCGTTCCAGTCGTACAACCCCTGCGTGCCGCCCGCCGCGATCGCCGCCTTGCAGGCCGCCGTGTCCGGGCTCTCGGGCCCCTCCTTGTAGCAGTT
The Stigmatella aurantiaca genome window above contains:
- a CDS encoding extracellular solute-binding protein; this encodes MPTPKWMLLISAVTCPLMGCGDSEPEPTPGPRTQLRVPLYSYIPDAAGDQFRALGARLEREFEQLHPDVDLVINPTCFKDDLYEPAELARSLRGEGDCPYDVVETDTSLLGEIVETGAVRPWPALPQGPQWHPASLEASTYQGQLYGVPHWLCAHYLLSRSEAVSSAPAVDALVQALDGLRTPAMNLTGNWLGSWNLPALYFDAWTDSYGAENVQSAVSTQYDPDVLAGMRALVQGCETANGNPCIDGTYDASENFDLPTHLFADGQADALLGYSERLHTVLKRRPEEATAGTLRISLAPLGQGNQPIVFTDSFFLGKNCTGACEQAALRFTEYMSQASTYSWLLMSEDAPATGRVPRYLMPAALEVYDTPALKADPFYPSIGAATREAGAFPNRGLYPIRKQMRDDLQRTLAGEG
- a CDS encoding DJ-1/PfpI family protein, translated to MLGKKLLMLVGDYVEDYEVMVPFQALQAVGHTVHAACPDKKAGEFVRTAIHDFDGAQTYSEKPGHNFILNATFAEIEASHYDGLVVPGGRAPEYLRLNPQVLKVVRHFAETRKPIAAICHGLQILAAAGALEGKRCTAYPACGPEVALARGSYIEVASDEAVVDGNLVTAPAWPAHPRWIAGFLLLLGTRIHH
- a CDS encoding lytic polysaccharide monooxygenase, with product MTKHVPASLALVSLLSAGASWAHGSMEVPVSRVYNCYKEGPESPDTAACKAAIAAGGTQGLYDWNGVRQGNANDQHRALIPDGKLCSANNEVHKGIDLARSDWPARRIVPGTDGKFEFVYHVTAPHATKYFRFYVTRAGYNPSLPLKWSDLESTPFCEVNSLTPVNSRYRVRCPLPAGKQGRHVIYNIWQRSDSPEAFYACIDVDLGATALNHVDTGWKELDSVQAREELPAGSRVTFRVFDRDGRDAELHDLRLTETSAAANWLLRLAEQVNNSSRYVRVGTPDEKGKILPIESAQGNSVYVQEDGYRFQIDIEKPSTTPEKSCNH
- a CDS encoding FAD-binding oxidoreductase, with the protein product MSEHLERDLAAVLPPEGLVTDPDVLDAHRHDQADWAPAGRPRMLVRPGSTAEVQAVLRVATAHRVPVVARGAGSGLSGGANAVEGCILLSLAQMNRILEIDRRALLAVVQPGVINGALKAAAAEQGLWYAPDPASWEFSTLGGNLATNAGGLCCVKYGVTGDAALGLEVVLADGSVVRTGGRTVKNVAGYDLTRLFVGSEGTLGIITEATLRLRPRPPKATTLLASFPSLVGAGVAVMDIMAGLRPSLLELMDRTTVRAVEAARPMGLDGEAAALLLARSDAGGEQGVEECARMAAVCEAAGATFVAQSADEAEGELLLGARRFAFPALEKLGTTLLDDVGVPLSRIAELLAAVERIAAQRGVLIGTFGHAGDGNMHPTLVFDRNDPDAVTRAQAAFEDILHVVGALGGTLTGEHGVGLLKRPFLAAQLGPGTMRLHHTLKAAMDPLGLLNPGKLL
- a CDS encoding MopE-related protein; translated protein: MAAPLKTQEQRLQCQVPSQSLGEGPQSQKLNCGAQTGWSFHSGDTNKDGLSDVLIGAPGDLANRGSACLVLGNPTLNLSVIHHKLSGDPSAMAGVSVALGNLPGTDDRLDLVTGAPGANATKGGVYTVDGALLPTAPQAIPLSNAAKYLGAVAHDAAGAALTVGDVTGDGQADLIVSAPLNESLTAQANSGVIYIVKNTVSAPQGANLSGTPIRIQNTAPQIQQSDLRAGTSLALADLNGDQNLDLVVGVPGYRDGVKTEAGAAFVFYGPVTGSRALSSADIKFVGAFGGDLAGTAVARVGDVDGDGDEEILVGAPSIGATPGKAYLIRGGTYSGTVSLNSIAAFTGAPGDRAGASVAAGDFNSDGRLDLLIGAPGHQADTGAVYLVHGEEPAQFNGGDLLGSAVPLLEGESTGDRAGHAVASAGDFNGDGAEDILIGAPGKNGGQGIAYLISGQQPRAWLADNDGDSFGAGAPVMDCEPPAGGTWVLGIEGRPLDCDNSNGNIHPSAPELCSTVGVDDNCNGAADEEGASDAIEWARDADGDSYSDPSQPLRRSCASPGTGWVDNDGARHECSTPGADNDPDPNTYEGAPEKCDGKDNDCNELVDDGPAVTWYVDVDGDGDGSLEFFPHLAACAATAPPGYVDNKDDCNDRDATLNRHTRWYADADADGVGNATDFVESCTPPSGQYSRRNDDCDDNDAAVSPTRTETCEPEDGPQKDNNCNGTPDDSPAAAIWFSDADGDGHGGNGVLGRFCGKPASSSRVTGDCDDAQPLAFPGNTEVCEVNPDPGAPPHSYFPQIDNNCDGDVNDSEGAIWWYGDGDRDGYPWNVFALLRCSNPTDRPGEVRGKYIPKPHSPPGPPPNQPPELSADEIDCNDTDPSANVLRMWYPDTDGDECGNPSKGRLSCHNPSDHCEDGTVYVLVTRPECI
- a CDS encoding DUF7594 domain-containing protein; the protein is MAGPEEGPAGETQSQELLETQTFGSIADARVESSNPAQNFGTSSTLKADASPDYSSYLRFNVSGLKGPARSAKLRLYMTDASTTGPAVYTTGSGWQEGTLTYSNKPVPQTRLASVGAVTADTWAEWDVTAAVQADGELNLVVTSTGTDGTVFYSRETSRTDLRPQLVVTVDSTTPPPPPPTGDWTFYSAAQGVPRYVYGVSADAGGNLWVAGGEEGLFVLQKGQTQFRRFTMADGLRPYGYMPDGSAPPGVKYLKVISVAGGPAGVAFVGYEGKKPAAGMPTCEDEWDQAYYAGRTPDASIYKSGDADRVTLTATGIQVMHYDLSTGPNKVAAEPRGREKVCNIWRIAYDPKTQSVWFGGNHGFAWGSANFAGYSCAPGTWDYGCAGVKEHAHPAINAWNSDGTRWVLLTDAYWGVSVASNGDVWFGGANRSTRFRYGTNGNNYWLAQSQTEDSGYSWNRYDIWPDAVSEPTPPTREQRVDDHVSGMAVMANQSVWVGSFTRGLALLDSSGQRLRTLSTELADKKGYVGAVAADPLDDSVWVGMRWGGGVSRVRGSTVVNYGAGVIPNHLLWVPIQDVQVDRASSPRRVLFAFQGSDTAPGTIGIYTGP